Sequence from the Toxotes jaculatrix isolate fToxJac2 chromosome 24, fToxJac2.pri, whole genome shotgun sequence genome:
CGTGAGGAGGGAGGCGGTGCGGCTCGTGAATTGAGAGTAGCTCGCCTGCGGAAGGTGTCACGGATTCCGCCGATCCCCAAATGGAGGATTTCCAGGACAGTGAGGAGCAGGCAGAGGAAAGACACCACGTACATCACCAGCAGAAAGATGGTCTTCTCCGTGGGGCGGGACACAAAGCAGTCCACTGTGTGCGGGCATGGTGAGCGGGTGCAGATGTATGAGGGTATCACCTCGAAACCGTACAGAACGTACTGCCCGAAAAGGAAGGCGACCTCGAAGGCAGAACGCCACAGCAGCTGGCACACATAGACTTTCATCAGACCGTCACGCAGAATCCGCCGGCGTCCATCgtgctttttttctgagccttaaaaacagagaaacactggTTAGAATCTGATTTGGGTTCATATCAAAAGGGAGCAGGAATCTCCctgacaacattaaaatgttttttgactgacatgctgctgctctacctttttctgctttgtcaGGCTTGTCTGGTTCAATCTCTTCAGCGATCATCGGGTCTTCCTCTCCGttgtcctctgcctcctcatAGTCCCGAACTGCCCCACGGTTGACGATGGGCATCCTCTTCTTCCGGTTCCGGTTGAGCCGGTACTCATTGTCCTCCATGCGTGCTATCTTGTGCATGGCAAAGCCCAGGTACATAATAGTTGGGGTAGTGATCATGATAACCTGGATAGAACATATGCATGTTACTcagatttagtttttaaatCATTCAGAGAAACATAATCGTggtaaatacacacagcagAGGCTATTTTCAAGCTTTTTAtgttcaacatttaaaaaaattcaacaaagcTCACCTGAAAGATCCAGAATCGGACGTGTGAGAGCGGCGCAAACGCATCGTAGCACACGTTCTCACACCCAGGCTGCTGCGTGTTGCAGACAAATTTACTCTGCTCATCGTAGTAGATGGTTTCACCTCCGACGGCTGTCAGCACGATGCGGAAGATGATAAGCACCGTCAGCCAGATCTTTCCCACAAAGGTAGAGTGGTTGGAGATCTCATCCAGCAGACGAGTTAGGAAGCTCCAACTCATTGTGCCAAGGAGACTGCGGAGCTAAATCAGCTctggatgggaaaaaaaagagaatgattttgttgtttggatattttgcctgcttttttttttttattcattcacagtaACTTATGATGCACAGTGACCATTTCAGGGTCTTCTGTggtgattttcagtttttttcttcttttattcttctaAGGGTCACAGCACACTATGCAAATTAAACTCACAACAACTTTGGCTGGTTTTCTTAACTTTTGATGATAGCATGATTTAGATGATAGTACATGCAAATCTCCTGGGTAAACCCAAGCTGCAGGGCTAAACaataaacacagccacatgcTTTGTTTTAATCAGACACAGATCTGTCAGACATGCAGGTATCTGCGTGACAACTACGCAACACCGTGAATCAGTCCTGTTAGGCAGAGTGCACTAGTCCTGGTAGCAGTTTGGTAAACCCACATTCTTCTCGCCCCCCGCCATGCCAAGATTGAGCTGCTTAATCACACATGAAAGTGTTGGCTGGCAAGTCGCTGCTAGCTGTGAGGAGACCTGCTGTGGCTTTGGACTCCAGGTCTTATGATACAAAAGCAGTGAATGGGGATAGGAATTTATTCCCTGTCACACTGCCAGAAATGATTcatttaaattctttaaaaaccACAGCCTCGCACCTGAACATGGAGACGCGAAGAACAGAACCAAGTGATTGCTTCTTTAAAGTGGATTGCACAGAAATGATTTAAACAAAATTCAGATTTCAGACAGAGGCAGTGAAGCTAGTTTCCTAACTTTTCATGATACGATTATAAGGTTTCTTTCTATGAAGTAGCTAAAAATAGCCTTGAAGTCTTTTTTGAGCACTGCAATTGAATGGCCACATCAAAAGcaacacaattaaaaaaaataacaataaataaattgtcAAACACCAGTTTGGTTTAATATCTGGATGAATATATTCCATGGCAAAAGGAGTCTTAGGCAATTACCAGCCTCTGTAAGCATGTCTGCTCAGATTAGTGCACTTTACTCAGGCCCTCACTTGCCAGGTTACTCATCAATTCCTTTGTAAAATCCTTCCTGCAAAGTGGGACCTTCAGATTCTGGAAAACTGTGAGTCTGACTTGCCAGAGCCTGaccagaaaaatatttttgaaaaataatgaaGAAGGTCCTTGTTGTAGTCGCTCAGGGGCTAATCAGCCACACCAAAGCTGTAAACATGTTGGAAGTTGGCCTGTCTTGGTTACATCCAGACTCCTCTCCTTCAGAGACACTGTACGGTTATCTTTGTAAAACCACGCCGTGTCAGCTAAATGAAGATTTTCGGTCGTGGGAATGGAGATGGTGTTTGACAAAATAGACAACTTTTTGACCCTGAAAGGAAAGTTAGACAGGAACAAGCACAGCTGCAAGGTGACATCTGTTTTACTGCTACCATGCAATTACAGTTATCTGTAAGTGGTGTTTCAGGAGAATTATACAGCACTTTGagcaacaaattaaaaataagatgTGCTTTCATGATTTAGTatcttaaagtttttttctctcgtGTGTTGGTTTCAGAGAGACATTCTGAGAGGTGGATTGTCCCTTTAAACATCATCTGGCCCAGTTGCCACCGTGTTTGGTTTCCTCCACCGAAACTCCCCCTGTGATATGATATTCATCCCTCTCCAGCTCAAACTGTGCTTTGAAGACGCAAACCGCTGTGCAAAAACAGTGACCAAAAGCATCCTCTGAGAAATGAGAGGCATGATCGTCACGGATCCACAGTCTAACCACTAATGGTTATCTAATATCAGTAAAatcaaaaaacacactgagctgcCAATTCAAGGAGCTGGAAGCTGACATTTGAATTTGACCTCCAAGGGGTTCTGAGCCTGCCTGCGCCACTTTAtcaaacttcaaacaaacttGTCCCTACGCTGCACTCACCTGAGCGACAAGCACAACTGGAAAATGTAGATTTACTGAGTATTTTTTGACTTTGCCAACACTGAGGTTAGAAATGCAGCGTTTGACCTGAACAAATGAGTAACAGCTTGGTTCATGGAGCCACTGCAGTCAAAGAAGTGCCAAATAAGTCAGTCAAATGTCCACACTGTCAGTGCATTTTCATACTTCAAACATCTTTTTTGATGCTTCAGGTGCTCTCATGATGTGTTCTTGCTGCCTGAATTCCACCGTACTTGCAGCtagaacaaaattaaaacactaCAAAAGCAAACTTGCAAGTTTCTCTTGCTACACGATGCCTGACACATAAAAATCTTACAGAAACGTCACAGCCAGGGTGGTATATTTCTTCGTAGACGGTGAACTATTCCTGGCTGGTAAATTATTTCAGTCTATTGACTCTTGGCAGGAGAGCCAAGAAGTCGCTGTAATTTTAGACACAGGCTGCACGCCTCAAGTGGgtaaaactgcagttttgatTTTTAGCTGTTGTTCACTGTGATATAAACTTTGTGGAGCAGGTGTTACTGCTCCAAAGAGGAGTTTTGCTCCTGTTGGGGGTTCATGAAAGGCTTCCAAGGGTGCAGGGCAAAAGGGAATAATTAAAGACTCCTCTTAGAAGTTTCCTCTCTccacccacagcagcagcagcagcagacagacaaaatttACTCAGACGAAAACTTTTACAGCACCCCTTGTTAACACACTGTTAAATGCCCTCACTgccttctgctgctctgtagaTGAAGACacaaaggtaaaacaaaaaaagtagcTCATTGTATTTGCCTTCAGCAAACTGGTTTCCTGTCTCAGGtaaatgcaaacattttttaGCAATGCAACCCTCCCAACAGCTGACCAAAGACAGCTTTTAAACAGTAGCTTATTTGCTCATGCAGGCAAAAGTCAGCTCAACTGATTTAATGGCTTTTCTGCTTCAGGAGTCACTCGGCTccaggaagagatggagggggtTGGAGAGGTTTGGGCAAAGGATCTGGACAAAGCGAAGGCGAGTTCACATTCCTGCCTAACCAAAAGCAGAAAGCTGAATTTTAGGGTTCAGGGAGCAGACAGAGGGCACATGAAATCCCCATGCAGTCTGAGCAGCAAAAGAGGAATACAGCATCTACAAATGTCAATCACTCCTCATCTGCACCGTCACCATGACAAAAAAATACTTCTGTATTTGCAAAAGATACCCAAAGGGGAAAAACACTTCATCTACAAGACATATTCCTTTTTGTGTttcaaacaaaaagtaaaaagaagttGAAAGGAGGCTTCAGAGATCCTCAGCAGAGCTCTGAACACGCTCTGCTGAGTCAGACTGAATTGTTTTGGAAATTGTGGCATTCCTGGAGGAAAACAATGTGCTGCCAAGCTTTAGTGGGGAAACAAAAATCCGGTGAATTAGAAGATGAAGCCATCATTTCAAAGAGTCAGAGACACGATTAGTTAGGAAAGTTAAAACCACTATTAGTAGGAGAACTactcattaaacaaacaaaggaaaatcagGGTAATGCTTATAGTCTGGTGTGAGTTTATTTAGCCATTCCGATGTGGAACTTTTTAACTGCGGTAATAAAAACAGCCTTTTCTGGCACTTTCATCAGACCATATGAACTTCTAACATTTTGAGTCTCACTAACAATGACTTTTACAAAGTCTTAATGGATTAAATTTCCCCCTTTGGACTCGAAACTGACGAAAATAGGACAACTCACCGCTTTCCGGCAAGCGGCACGATCCAAAACTCGTCACGCGGAGTCCACTTGGTAAATTTAGACTAAACGCTTCTCGTAAAATAAACTTTCTGGTTGTCAAACAAACTCAAATGAGGGCTAATTAAGttgtaaaaagaaattaaacagTCTTAACAAACTTTTCTTGGTGCCAAACACCCACCTTCTGCGCTCCAACCCGCGCGTCTTCTCTCCTTGCGCTTAATTGCTCGACCAGGTTTTCCTAATTAGTGCGCGCTCTCATCGGCGTCTGCGTGCGTCCGCGTCCGAGGCAGCCGTCAGTATGAACCCATTCAGCCCGTGTTGACCCCATGAAAGATCTCTGATTCTGCAGGCTCCtgctcccctccttctccttctcctcctcccgcACCTCCTCCGCGTAACTCGGCCCCATTCAGAGGAGGCCCCTCGCCTGAAACCTGAGATCCGCGACGCTGACTACCGTTCGGCCCACACGACAAAGGACTATGGGGATCCTATTATACGTTTTATAATATGATGATGCTATACAAGTGTCACAGTTAAACCTCTGGGACTTTATAGGAAtttcacagcagataaaaataCCATGAGGCACAATAAAGCCACTGTGACCTTTCTACTTATTGTTCTTCTCACTGATTCTGGCAGGGAACTAAAGGACAGCCATCACTgattatgtatgtattttattttgtattatggACATATTTACAAGTTGATAGAGTTCATTAAAATAGTTAATTGTACACAAGATATGTATTTGTCCCGTATCTTATGGGCCCATCTGTGCAGTGAAACCACTGGAACAACAGACTAAAGCAGccatttttggtttattaaaggTGCTGATTCAGTGTTATGGTCATTctggaggctgtagtttgtgttgctgttgaactCTATTGCATGATACTGAGATGTGTTTCTAACATGTGTCCTACATGTCCTACCCCAGTTTGTAAAGCAGGATTACAGATAAAGTTCTTAAAAACAAGTGGAGATAAGTGATAATATTGCTATAGCATCACCAGGGTTCATTTCTCAGACTTTACAAAGCTTCTGCAGAGCCTCATATGACTTTATACAAAACTACTTAAACTGATctgaatgtgtaaaattggtggaatgTCCTTTTAACCACTTTCATGTCCAGAGGAAGTCCACTTGGGAGAATTTGTGTTGTTAGaatctgtttacatttttttttctctgctaaatCGTACGAGTACAGCAACACTCTAATCTAATAATTCCTCTTTCTTCTGAGGACCCCGTGTTATCCCCTGGACCACGGTTTGGCAGCCCACCGGTCTGACGGAGCACTGCGTGACTGCAGCTTTTAGAAGAGGAGGCCCACCATCCAAGAATTTAGTTGACTCGAGCGTTCAGCAAAACAACAGATTTCTTGCTGTCATGCACAGTGCAGCTGTAGTGCTCCTGATTTACCAGAGGACCTGAAATGTTTGGAGGAGGCTGTGGGAAGCCGAATCAGGCCAGATGTCTGCGCCCGGCCAAATCGTTGTGGCTGCATCCCAGCTTCCTCTCATACTAACTATCCACCCTGCTTTCCTCTGGTTCTCAAAAACGGTCCAGGTGAGGCATGAACTCATTCACCTCCACCTCTTTACCCTCACTTatgcacagacaaaaataattaaTCTCTTGGTATCTTGCAGAAGtcttaaatttttcattttcaattgtattgatatttttaaaataacattttggcctttggaaaacattttaaatatcacTGAATTTGTGCTGTTGAGGGGTGAAAGGTGTGACACTAAGGGCCCATAGCTGGGCCTCAAAATGGCATTGGATTATGCAATTTAAGCCAAAATTGAatgggggtggggtgagggCCTCTTGAGGCTCAAAATTCCTTCCTAACCCCCCTCTGATTTTCACCCACCTGCATGCCTTACCGCCCCTTCCCACTGAATGTGCACATGTTGTGGTCATGTTTTAGTTTCAGGCTTGATTGCTTATTTCCTCCCAAAACATAAAACTACATcattaaagaggaaaaacaagaggaTTCAGTGTAGCATAACTATTCCTGGAGCCCTGTTGATTCCAGTCCAAACACTTCATAGATTTACTGTTGACATGTGATATGGAATCCTAAAATCCAACCAGGAGACCTGCAGCTGTAACGGATGAGTTCTGTGAAAGCTACATATCCTTTAATTCGCTTGGATTTGTGCACTGTTAAGGAGCtgcacaattacacacacacacacacacacacacacacacacacacacacacacacacacacacaacctgtccCTGATGTTCAGCACCTGCACCTGACCTTTAACCTTATTCTGCAGCCAcaagaaatggaaaacaaaaatgtgttgtttactgTGTGAATCTGATTCATGTGAAGAACATTAAATCCAGGATGCTTGAAGACGCGGGTGAGTAGTCGCCAGTCatttgtgtgtaaacacacttCTGCTCACTGGTTCAGGGATCAGGGCTTTGTCAGCCATGTGGGCGCAACTGAAGGTGATCCTCGTCTCCAACAAGCATGTGCACAGCACATGTACGGCACCGGTGGCTGAAGAAATATTTACACTGTGAAATTGGTTAACATACCTTTCACACAGCTGAGCTTGGACTCAAACCGAGCTTCGCTTCGAGGGGTGGGGTCGGCGGTTTGGTGATGAGTGGCCAGAGAGAACGATGTGTGAAAAGGCCACAAGTTTGAgccaataaacaaacaacagtaaacTGTGGGAGCAGGTGAGATAACAGAATTTAAATCTCATTTCCTGTACAGTTTAGCCATTTTCTTGAACACTTAGTCATCTTTTTGTGAATATCCCTGACCAGAAACCACCCTTCTATACTGGAGCAGTTACTCCACTAGCCTCAAGCATGACTGCCAGAGAACCAAGAAACAGCACTAATCACCTGTCACTGAACTCAGACATGAACAAATCTTTACAGCGATGATGAACAGAGCTGGCAAGTTTGTTCAGGTCAGACTTTTATCTTCTATCACAAACTATGACTAAAACattatcagacacacacatcaggtgGGTGACATAGAGAGTAAAGGGCCCAACAAACTGTAGCTCTGGAATAAATTAGAGTCAGAGATCAGGGAAAGATTCATCGTGGTTCTAAaggtttttgtgcttttgttatGGTTACGCTTCGTCCGGTACGACTCTTTAACAAAAACCCCACAAAACaccagtgaacacacacattccttttATTCTGAATTAAACACATCGTACATCATTTCTCCTTCATActgatacaaaaataaaagacactttTCTGACTGAACCCATGAAGAAAAAATGatcacaaagaaataaattaagttATACTGGTTAATCTAAATTAACAGTACTGAATTACTGATCTCTACTGCATCTGTACAGTGTCACATCACAgtggctcacaggtgcagcacaTTTTAAACTGATATATAAACTAAACAGACGTAAGGATGTACTGCCGGTTACTGGTACGTAACATATTTTCTCCAGCTGAtctgaaattaaacaaaaacactaccAAGTTTAACAAAATGAACCTCTGTTCCCaagttttaaagaaaagagCTGCTACCGTTCATCTTTTCACGTAACACAGTGCCGAGACACATCATGAGACCCTAATTGGGTGGAAAGGGTGTGAAGTGACCCTCGATGACAGGCTGGAGCCGGGGCCTTTCAGAAGCACCCCCAGCCTCGTGCTGAGCGCGTGATATCACAACTCGCTGCACCCTAAGATGGCGAGGAAATTCAGCTTAAaggcgggggggtgggggggttagaTTTAAGTCTCAGCTCCTTGTATTACTCCCCTAAAAATCCTTTGACACAACATTTCTTCACAACTTAATGCTCTCTCAGTTCCAAACCTCCCGAAACCTGCTCCATAACAGCCTGATGCTACAATGAAGGAAGAACAACACAAGATGCATTAAGGtgcatttcaataaaaaaacatggcagctgcagaggaaacaaggCACACTCCATTTCAGCTGTAGGAAAGTTCAGTGGGATGGTATCTGGAGGAAAAATTATGCAACCAGTGCTTTTACAGACTTGTGTACCACATGAATGAGTGCAATCATTTCCAAGTTCTTGGCTTAAAAGGCGATGAAAGCAGCGAGAGTAATGGGACCAGACTGAGTGCAGATTGTGTAGAGAGCAAATAAAGACACACTTGCTCACGCTCACTTAACATCTCCCAGAACCAACAAGCAGATTCAtgctcacaaaacacacaggggcagacacacacactttttttccatGCCCTCCCCCATTATGCTGCTTTGTCTTGCAGGCTTGTGTGTAGTTTTACTCCGAACATGGCCTCCCACTGTGTTCTGACCCAGGCCAGCAGACCCTGGAGGAGCTCAGTGCTCTCCGAGCGCACACACCACATCTTCTCCTGTTTCACAATCTGCGAGCGAGAACACAACATGAGAAACTATTAAAATTAAAGCAGTTAATCACAAGTAAATTCTGCTTGACAATACTGGAAACTGCAAcaggctgcttcctgaacgTAAGTAAGAAAGAATCTAAACCAACAATCATCAACACAATGCGCATGTTGGTCAACACTGTGCAGCCTAATTTCCCAGCACACATGCTTAACAATTATTGATCCCACCCTGCATTATGTTCTAACATCAAACAGAACTTGATTGTGTTTGATTTCAGTGAAATTCTTCTTTCTAGTGATAAGCAAACAAATTAAGTGCAGAAGATGATCATTGCATTAGATGCTCTAATGCAATGACTGTATGCACATGTGGGACAAATCAGCACAGAACTTGGCTTGTTTTTACCTGTTTCTACAGTTTTGGTTTGATTCAGGAGATCACAGCTGAGACAAAGGCGTGACGGAATAGCAATGATGGGATGATACAAACATCCACGGctgtatttaaatgaaaacagcacGGCCAACTGAGGCAGCACATGTTTGATTCAGGTGAAAAATCTTTCCTGTGATATTacagctctgtgtttcagatttcTGAGGAAATGATACAAACCTCATCGTAAAGCTTGATGTCTATTCTGCACTGATCTGAAGGCCACAGGTGGACCGAGCTCACGCAGCTGATTGGCAGTGTTTCTAAAACAGCAACGCTTCCGCTGCGTggttctttgttttcattcccCGTCGGGCTGTTGGAGCTTTTCGTCCACTGGTGATCTTCTTTGAGCAGGTAGAGCGTTTCCCGGGTTGCCAGGACCGTCAGCGGCGTCCAAATGTCCTCTGAGAGAAAAAATACAATTGAAATGGTCAAAGGTGCTGTCAGTTCCTGATGCCTGTCTATCCTGTTTacttattaaatgttttttagcTTTCTGCTACAATCAAAGATGAGTTGTAGGATTATATTTCATGTCAAAAGACTCCAGCTTCAGAGGAGCAGGGAGATGGAAAAGTCAGGTCTAGGCACGCTAAATTTATGGCACTTGAAATTCCACGGTCgtgcacagctgtgtgtagCCTGCAGCTACCTTGGCTTTAAATGTGACAGGGAGGCATCCTGCAGCACCGGTACACATGTACAGACCACATGCAAGCCAatacagtcagacacacaagaTTTCTGCTTCATTTTATGGCAAAGGTTGTTAAAACAGATCGTCGGCAGGCGCCTCACCTAAGCTGCTCCCCACAAATCACATCGCCTCGTCGATGTTTTCCTGCCACTATCTGCTTTTATCTTGAAGGAAATATAATCTTTAATATTTTCCTTGTATATCATCTCAGCTTCCTTGCTGTGGGTTAATGTTATTGTTTATGATCTAGCATATTCCACTTTATCTCCACACTGTAAGCTAAATTAACTACAtccacacaaaccacacataAATCCAGGAAGGAAGAAGGTAGAGACAGTGTCATAAGTAATTAGCGCTAACATCTCTAGCTTTACATCTTCATCCATACATGACACGACCTTATACAGCACATGTTAAGTCTTGAAATCTCTCttgaaaaaagtaaatatgtTGAAAAGGAGACTCAGAACGATGGAGGAATGCAGGTGAGAGCAGATCTCTCTGCTGATACCAGACACATATTTGGCACAGAATCAAACTTTCTTTGAAGAACAAAAGGATCCTAAAACCTAAAATGAGGCCGGGAGATAAAGTTCACGGAGGAGAGGACATGTCACCTTGCAGGACAAAGGCCAGAATGTAGAAAAACTGCAGCTGGCCGTCCTCCACATCTGCCTGGATGTCTTCACACACCAGAGACCTAACATATCAAAAGACATGAAGTGTTGACACAATACTGCATTAATGTTTATGAACACAGAAATCTCCCATCATTTCTAAACTGGCTGCTGTTTAGTTAAAAGCAGAGACGCTGTTGCGGCTGGCAGGTGCTGCCACGCTGTCTCACATGGAATCACTTCGGCATCGTGGGGTGAATTTCACAGCAACTGTGAAGCAAAGGGGATAATTGACATAATAATAGCTGACAGGACTTGGGTTGCGCAAACACTGGAAGTGTGCTCTGAGACTGTGGTTAGCTGCCACACAACACATGAAAGGGggctttgattgtttttttacTTTCGGATTGTTGAGCCGTGGAGTCTGTTGCCTGAGGACAAATCACAAATGGGGAGATTTGAGGCATCAGTGAGAGCTGGTCCCCGGGATGAATTAATCTGTTCTTCTTGATAAAGGCTGGTCTTGGGATGTGTCAGTGTAaaaaccatctttttttttctctaagctAAAGGGAAGTTGGTATTTATCTGACTTAGTGGATAGCTGGACAACATGTTTGCCAGGTTGTCCAGACTGCTGTCTGAAGTCTGTTTGTTTAACTGAAATCTTTGATTATTCACAACatgttttttgcacattttacacCTGTTTCTGAGAagtgcccttttttttttcttctctgaaatTTGATTAAGATAACCACATTCTTTTTCGGTGAGAACCTAGAGAAAGCTACTGTCTTCTGtttaggaaagaaaaacatacaaataaaggtgtaaaaaaaaaaaaacacaaggtgaTAACAAAATACACCACATGACATGCATGTTTCAGGATTTGTAGCACAACACATGTTACAAATTAAGCTGTGGTTTACCAGCTAATTTAGTGGGGCCGTTTTACAAAATGAAGTCTAAAAAAAGCGGCTTGTAATCAACTAAAGATGTGTCAGCAATGTGCAGTGTTCAGCAGCCATAGCTCATTTAACTTGCACCTCCCAACCACCCAACAACGCTGTTCAGACCACATCTTTCAGCATCTACACATTCCATTTTCTCGCTGCCTCCAGTGGCGACTACCCTCGACAAAGTAAGCGTGCAGAAGCTGAGTGTGGCATACCAGAGATGGTGCTGGGGGTTGAGTCTTGTCGTAGAGATGGACTTCAGCTTGCTGTCTGATTTATGAGCCATCTCACGCACAAttcctaaagaaaaaaaaacagaaaaacacaagcaatCAGGTGAGTTTTGTAATCACCAACATCATGCTGATTTTACCCCCAGGAATGAATATAAATCTCCAAGACTGATTGGTGCATCATGTCTGAGCAGCACTTAAGTTCACAGCTCGGAGCCTGTTGGTGAACAGCTGTGAAGGTGAACAGCAGAGCATCTCTCTGCTCATTTTCATGACACATTCTGGGATGAGACACTGATGGAACAAGTATCAACACTGTCAGAGTTAAAGACTTTGGCACTGTAAACAATTACCAGGGAAGCAAATGAGAGCAGCGATGGAGAAAATCAAGTGAAACACGTGACTGCCCCGGTCTGAAAACCAAAACCCACCTCTAACTTGTAAAGGACACAGAGAAGGCACAGTAGCCCAAGAGTGTCACACCCATATATTCATGGAAAGAGGTCTGCACACAAAAGCCAAAGTCAGTCtgaaacttcttcttcttct
This genomic interval carries:
- the LOC121178133 gene encoding gap junction gamma-1 protein-like isoform X2 codes for the protein MSWSFLTRLLDEISNHSTFVGKIWLTVLIIFRIVLTAVGGETIYYDEQSKFVCNTQQPGCENVCYDAFAPLSHVRFWIFQVIMITTPTIMYLGFAMHKIARMEDNEYRLNRNRKKRMPIVNRGAVRDYEEAEDNGEEDPMIAEEIEPDKPDKAEKGSEKKHDGRRRILRDGLMKVYVCQLLWRSAFEVAFLFGQYVLYGFEVIPSYICTRSPCPHTVDCFVSRPTEKTIFLLVMYVVSFLCLLLTVLEILHLGIGGIRDTFRRRATLNSRAAPPPSSRAMPTAPPGYHATMKKEKLKGDLRDSPVADSGRESFGDEGPSSRELERLRRHLKLAQQHLDLAYQADEGSPSRSSSPEVNTTAQTAAEQNRLNFAQEKQGEASEKVF
- the LOC121178133 gene encoding gap junction gamma-1 protein-like isoform X1; its protein translation is MSWSFLTRLLDEISNHSTFVGKIWLTVLIIFRIVLTAVGGETIYYDEQSKFVCNTQQPGCENVCYDAFAPLSHVRFWIFQVIMITTPTIMYLGFAMHKIARMEDNEYRLNRNRKKRMPIVNRGAVRDYEEAEDNGEEDPMIAEEIEPDKPDKAEKGSEKKHDGRRRILRDGLMKVYVCQLLWRSAFEVAFLFGQYVLYGFEVIPSYICTRSPCPHTVDCFVSRPTEKTIFLLVMYVVSFLCLLLTVLEILHLGIGGIRDTFRRRATLNSRAAPPPSSRAMPTAPPGYHATMKKEKLKGDLRDSPVADSGRESFGDEGPSSRELERLRRHLKLAQQHLDLAYQADEGSPSRSSSPEVNTTAQTAAEQNRLNFAQEKQGEASEKGIHA